In Dyadobacter sp. NIV53, a single window of DNA contains:
- a CDS encoding FecR family protein → MALSDGSKLILKPDSKISFPEKFLAEKREVYLSGEAFFQVSKDPKRPFLVYANELVTKVLGTSFAINARNAHNKTTVEVTEGKVSVFRQTDFSETKNPKALQSKGMVLTANQKMVYEDESSNMLKTLRDKPEVVISNEKPKTFDFVNIPASAVLNDLKDAYQVDIIFDKDLLNDCPVTASLTRQSLFEKLDIICEVIEAHYEMLDGRIVVYSKGCKN, encoded by the coding sequence GTGGCACTTTCTGATGGCAGTAAGCTGATCCTTAAACCCGATTCAAAAATCAGTTTTCCTGAAAAGTTTCTGGCCGAGAAACGCGAAGTATACCTTTCTGGTGAAGCATTTTTCCAGGTTTCTAAAGATCCGAAAAGGCCATTTTTAGTTTACGCCAATGAATTGGTTACCAAGGTCCTTGGTACCAGTTTTGCTATCAATGCACGAAACGCGCATAATAAAACGACGGTGGAAGTAACGGAAGGAAAAGTTTCGGTATTCAGGCAGACTGATTTTTCCGAGACAAAAAACCCGAAAGCGTTACAATCCAAAGGAATGGTACTAACGGCCAACCAGAAAATGGTCTACGAGGACGAAAGCTCGAACATGTTAAAAACATTACGCGACAAACCCGAAGTGGTTATTTCCAATGAAAAACCAAAAACTTTTGATTTTGTAAATATCCCTGCTTCAGCCGTTCTGAACGATCTGAAGGATGCTTATCAGGTCGATATTATTTTTGATAAAGACCTGCTCAATGATTGCCCGGTAACTGCTTCGCTAACCCGGCAATCCCTGTTTGAAAAGCTTGACATTATTTGTGAAGTGATAGAAGCACATTACGAAATGCTGGATGGCAGGATTGTCGTATATAGTAAAGGATGTAAAAATTAA
- a CDS encoding VCBS repeat-containing protein, translated as MQTRISFSLLIVTYMSVFSIFLVSCNENKDKQQIEKLAKQEKLVGQYCSSCHLKPDPSLLDKEIWRDRVLPAMAKQLGLEVWRGSKYYQNEKSAISLSDWMQIVAYYDSLAPQHLPVAKAPTPLVKDQAIFSLKMPQENAAKIAMTTLVAIDSGTKQIYTSDAGLAGLYQWNGALQQTASTQLPSPAVQVGFAKDKNAVLTCIGELKAQDIPSGNLLNINLADKKFSSEIIASNLIRPIHSASADFNKDGLMDYVVSSFGHNRGGLFLVKQLAGKTFRTIPIREIAGATQSVVQDFNNDGWPDIMALFAHGDEGIWLFLNDRKGGFTTKNILRFPPVYGSSSFQVVDMNKDGKMDIVYTSGDNSDYSRILKPYHGLYIFTNTGNMDFKKTYFYPVNGCTKAIATDFDQDGDMDIAAIAFFADFKDKPEESFIYFEQDNTSLKTALKFKAHAVPIYKNGRWICMDVNDYDGDGDQDIVLGNYSKGFLNQEKFKPNWNMHIPFMILENNLK; from the coding sequence ATGCAAACCAGAATTTCATTTAGTTTACTGATAGTCACATACATGTCTGTTTTTTCTATATTTCTTGTTTCATGCAATGAAAATAAGGATAAACAGCAAATTGAGAAATTGGCAAAACAGGAAAAATTAGTTGGCCAATATTGCAGTTCCTGCCACTTAAAACCCGACCCGTCACTGCTCGACAAAGAAATCTGGCGGGACCGGGTTTTGCCTGCCATGGCAAAACAACTCGGCCTGGAAGTGTGGCGCGGAAGCAAATACTACCAAAACGAAAAGTCTGCTATTTCACTTTCCGACTGGATGCAGATCGTGGCTTATTATGATTCACTTGCTCCGCAGCATCTTCCTGTTGCCAAAGCACCCACGCCATTAGTGAAAGACCAGGCTATTTTTTCTTTGAAAATGCCGCAGGAAAATGCTGCAAAAATTGCCATGACAACGCTTGTTGCAATAGATTCCGGGACAAAGCAAATTTACACGAGCGATGCCGGTTTGGCTGGTTTGTATCAGTGGAACGGCGCTTTACAACAAACTGCGTCCACGCAACTGCCTTCCCCAGCCGTACAAGTAGGTTTTGCAAAAGACAAAAATGCGGTTTTGACCTGTATTGGTGAATTAAAAGCCCAGGATATTCCTTCGGGTAATTTATTGAATATCAATTTAGCAGATAAAAAATTCAGTTCCGAAATTATTGCCTCAAATCTGATAAGGCCAATCCATTCTGCATCTGCGGATTTTAATAAAGATGGGCTCATGGATTATGTTGTGAGCAGTTTCGGGCACAATAGGGGAGGATTATTTTTAGTAAAACAGCTTGCCGGTAAAACTTTCCGGACTATCCCGATCCGGGAAATTGCAGGTGCCACACAAAGTGTAGTCCAGGATTTTAATAACGATGGCTGGCCGGATATTATGGCTTTGTTTGCGCATGGTGATGAGGGAATCTGGCTTTTTCTGAATGACCGGAAAGGTGGATTCACGACTAAAAATATTCTGCGTTTTCCACCGGTTTATGGTTCGAGTAGTTTTCAGGTGGTGGATATGAATAAAGACGGGAAAATGGACATCGTCTATACGTCAGGTGATAACAGCGATTATTCACGGATTTTAAAGCCTTACCACGGCCTTTATATTTTCACTAATACAGGAAATATGGATTTCAAGAAAACCTATTTTTACCCGGTCAACGGCTGTACCAAAGCAATAGCCACAGATTTTGATCAGGATGGAGATATGGACATTGCAGCCATTGCCTTTTTTGCAGATTTTAAGGATAAACCCGAAGAGTCGTTCATTTATTTTGAACAGGACAATACTTCTCTAAAAACTGCTTTGAAGTTTAAAGCGCATGCTGTTCCAATCTATAAAAACGGAAGATGGATCTGTATGGATGTCAATGATTATGATGGAGATGGGGACCAGGATATTGTATTGGGAAATTATTCAAAAGGATTTTTGAATCAGGAAAAATTCAAACCAAACTGGAATATGCATATTCCGTTTATGATTTTGGAAAATAATTTGAAGTAA
- a CDS encoding AraC family transcriptional regulator translates to MNKYFMKYQITHSLQQSHDTKISRNADLPLHDMGQDFFAMETIQDGNDYHFNGTHRHDFYELLWFTDATPRQAHFIDFIKYPIHPNQLFLLLPDQVHSIEKKDKTGFLFAISKDFFERLIGKDIFTLFYYTVNFSVLIPDSQLHIFQTLLKLIKVESDGAKRPAILESYLRSWFLHCIELQKAGRFEEKRDIRMQFLIESIDRHFKEERNAGFYAHELSLSAKRLNELSKDYFGKTINQIINDRLILAAKREISSCEKSIKEISYELGFSEPSYFTRFFGKQTGYTPEKFRERMSNIFQ, encoded by the coding sequence ATGAATAAATACTTTATGAAATACCAGATTACCCATTCCTTGCAGCAAAGTCATGATACTAAAATAAGCCGGAATGCAGATCTGCCTTTGCATGATATGGGCCAGGATTTTTTCGCAATGGAAACGATTCAGGATGGTAACGATTATCATTTTAACGGAACACATCGTCATGATTTTTATGAACTGTTATGGTTTACCGACGCCACTCCCAGGCAGGCACATTTTATTGATTTTATAAAATACCCCATCCATCCAAATCAGTTATTTCTTCTTTTGCCGGATCAGGTTCATAGTATAGAGAAAAAAGATAAAACTGGTTTTTTATTTGCTATTTCCAAGGACTTTTTCGAACGGTTGATTGGAAAGGATATTTTTACACTCTTCTATTACACAGTAAATTTTTCTGTCTTAATCCCTGATTCCCAGTTGCATATTTTTCAAACTTTACTGAAATTAATAAAGGTTGAGTCGGACGGAGCAAAGCGCCCTGCCATATTGGAATCTTATTTGCGGAGCTGGTTTTTACATTGTATTGAATTACAAAAGGCGGGCAGATTTGAGGAAAAGCGGGATATTCGTATGCAATTTTTAATAGAATCCATTGACCGTCATTTCAAGGAAGAACGTAATGCCGGATTTTATGCACACGAATTATCACTAAGTGCAAAAAGACTTAATGAACTCTCAAAGGATTATTTTGGCAAAACGATCAACCAGATTATCAACGACCGGCTCATTCTTGCCGCGAAAAGGGAAATCAGTTCCTGTGAGAAATCCATCAAGGAAATCAGTTATGAACTAGGCTTTTCCGAACCTTCTTATTTTACGCGTTTTTTTGGAAAACAAACCGGATATACTCCCGAGAAATTCAGGGAACGCATGTCGAATATTTTTCAGTAA
- a CDS encoding RNA polymerase sigma factor encodes MTHSIDPNLEDSERWNAFRAGNDIAFGQIARQYYRSLYSYGIKFSKDSEFVKDCIQDLYLELWAKRATLGDTGFVKFYLLKSLRRKIHRESLKQQWLTDGDDLDFEAEDFGEISIEQKIIETETNEEILKALNQQITLLTKRQQEVIYLRFFENLDNESIAQVMTISKQAVANLLYRTIQELKERL; translated from the coding sequence ATGACGCATTCTATCGACCCTAATCTGGAAGATTCTGAACGTTGGAATGCCTTCCGTGCAGGAAATGACATTGCTTTTGGACAAATCGCGAGGCAATATTACCGTAGTTTATACAGCTATGGTATCAAATTTTCAAAAGATTCTGAATTTGTGAAAGATTGTATCCAGGATCTTTACCTGGAACTCTGGGCTAAACGCGCAACGCTCGGTGATACTGGTTTTGTAAAATTTTATCTTCTCAAATCTTTACGTCGTAAAATTCACCGGGAAAGCCTTAAACAGCAATGGCTGACAGACGGAGATGATCTGGATTTTGAAGCAGAAGATTTTGGGGAAATTTCAATTGAACAGAAAATCATTGAAACAGAGACGAACGAAGAGATATTAAAGGCTCTTAACCAACAAATTACACTTCTTACCAAACGCCAGCAGGAAGTTATTTACCTTCGTTTTTTTGAAAACCTGGACAATGAATCTATTGCCCAGGTCATGACTATTTCCAAACAAGCCGTTGCCAATCTGTTGTATCGCACGATACAGGAACTTAAAGAACGTTTATAA
- a CDS encoding ferritin-like domain-containing protein, translating into MEKETGTEPKFKTKTSAKAEPALNELFLDSIRDIYWAENHLVKSLPKMIAAATSKELSSAIQDHLEQTKEHVSRLEQIFELLGEKAIAKKCDAMEGLAKEGEGIVEDTEEGTATRDVGIILASQKIEHYEIATYGGLTQLAKTLGLDEVAEILGQTLGEEKEADELLTQIAENDINYKASEEA; encoded by the coding sequence ATGGAAAAGGAAACTGGCACTGAGCCAAAATTTAAAACTAAAACTTCTGCCAAAGCGGAGCCGGCTTTAAACGAATTATTTCTGGACAGTATCCGCGACATATACTGGGCTGAAAATCACCTGGTAAAGTCGCTTCCAAAAATGATAGCTGCTGCAACTTCCAAAGAACTAAGCAGTGCTATTCAGGATCATCTTGAACAAACGAAAGAACATGTAAGCCGTCTGGAGCAAATCTTTGAATTACTTGGAGAAAAAGCCATTGCAAAAAAATGTGATGCAATGGAAGGATTGGCGAAGGAAGGTGAAGGCATTGTGGAAGATACTGAAGAAGGAACGGCTACAAGAGATGTAGGTATCATCCTGGCTTCTCAAAAAATAGAACATTACGAAATCGCAACTTACGGCGGACTGACCCAACTTGCAAAAACACTTGGCCTGGATGAAGTTGCCGAAATACTTGGCCAGACATTAGGCGAAGAAAAGGAAGCGGACGAGCTGCTTACCCAGATTGCAGAAAACGATATTAATTACAAGGCATCAGAAGAAGCCTGA
- a CDS encoding PepSY domain-containing protein, translated as MTTFKKINNWLHLWLGLISGIVVLIVCITGCVWVFNEEIEGLLNPETNIEWQDKPVILPSRIMQIAAVEQPGVRVSYAIYQQGRTVNVSLGERRGSNTMLKLDPYTGEVIRKEVHKEGETDFFRWVLNGHRFLWMPYEIGRPIVNYSTLVFVILLITGLVWWYPKKWTKSTTDKSFKIKWGASFKRVNLDLHNVLGFYSLLFLMAIAMTGMVYGIKWYSEGLYWVTSAGESLPDGREDAASDSLMANKFYTPQQAIDKAWNRVIAKYPKSEGFYYTFPDTSKAKTPIYVTVYPNKGQFYNHRGFIFDQHTLKELTQDKVYGALYEEASFGTKLRKMNYDIHVGSILGFPGKVLAFLVTLIGASLPVTGFLVWWGRKGFGRKNKKGRKNNPDTSAKDLTGKADEGQIKKVRPKFQPNAKKTLIGENSIIDSSAR; from the coding sequence ATGACAACCTTCAAAAAAATCAACAACTGGCTCCATTTATGGTTGGGCCTTATTTCAGGGATTGTTGTACTGATTGTTTGTATTACAGGTTGTGTATGGGTTTTTAACGAAGAAATTGAAGGATTGCTTAATCCGGAAACTAATATTGAATGGCAGGATAAACCGGTGATCCTGCCGTCACGTATCATGCAGATCGCCGCTGTTGAGCAGCCTGGTGTGAGAGTTTCCTATGCCATTTATCAGCAGGGCCGAACCGTTAATGTTAGTTTGGGCGAACGTCGCGGTTCTAATACCATGTTAAAATTAGATCCTTATACAGGAGAAGTGATCCGTAAGGAAGTACACAAGGAAGGAGAAACCGATTTTTTTCGGTGGGTACTCAATGGCCATCGCTTTTTATGGATGCCATACGAAATCGGAAGGCCGATTGTCAATTACAGTACACTCGTTTTTGTTATTCTTTTGATTACGGGCCTAGTCTGGTGGTATCCTAAAAAGTGGACAAAAAGTACAACAGATAAAAGTTTCAAAATTAAATGGGGAGCATCATTTAAACGTGTAAACCTGGATCTGCACAATGTACTTGGTTTTTATTCGCTCCTGTTTTTAATGGCTATTGCGATGACCGGCATGGTGTATGGCATAAAATGGTATAGCGAAGGGCTGTATTGGGTCACCTCGGCAGGAGAGTCTTTACCGGATGGTAGAGAAGATGCAGCTTCTGACTCCTTAATGGCAAACAAATTTTACACGCCACAGCAGGCAATAGACAAAGCCTGGAATAGAGTAATTGCAAAATATCCCAAATCGGAAGGCTTTTATTATACCTTCCCGGATACATCCAAGGCTAAAACGCCTATTTATGTTACGGTTTATCCCAATAAAGGACAGTTTTACAATCACCGTGGTTTTATTTTTGACCAGCATACCCTGAAAGAACTGACACAGGATAAAGTGTATGGAGCACTTTATGAGGAAGCATCTTTCGGAACGAAACTCAGAAAGATGAATTACGATATTCATGTGGGAAGTATACTTGGTTTTCCCGGAAAAGTTCTCGCATTCCTTGTCACACTGATTGGCGCGAGCCTGCCTGTAACCGGTTTCCTTGTTTGGTGGGGACGTAAAGGTTTTGGCAGGAAGAATAAAAAAGGGAGGAAAAATAATCCGGATACGAGTGCAAAGGACTTAACAGGAAAAGCGGATGAAGGCCAAATCAAAAAAGTACGCCCTAAATTCCAGCCTAACGCTAAAAAAACCTTGATTGGCGAAAACTCAATCATAGATTCATCAGCCAGATAA
- a CDS encoding Fur family transcriptional regulator — translation MLLSKEIVAYCESRKLRCTAKRLMVADFLQEANGQADADVLYMMFRSNSIRISPASIYQILDWMVKIGFVERMPGNDRKNIYCIKKYNV, via the coding sequence ATGTTATTGTCTAAAGAAATTGTTGCTTACTGTGAATCCAGAAAGTTACGTTGCACAGCCAAGCGGCTCATGGTAGCGGATTTCCTGCAGGAAGCTAACGGACAGGCAGATGCAGATGTCTTATATATGATGTTTCGTAGTAATTCGATCCGGATCAGCCCGGCTTCCATTTATCAGATACTCGACTGGATGGTAAAAATTGGTTTTGTAGAAAGAATGCCCGGAAATGATCGCAAGAATATTTATTGCATCAAAAAATATAATGTCTAG
- a CDS encoding TonB-dependent receptor, protein MRISLFQWLIAVGVMSSGYAKDGNAQALLNQKVSLNIQNQEVEAFFSQVEKLTSAKFVFSGKVIQSKRKVNVKAENQLLSKVLDDALLPLDLKYRVQENLIIISRNQKNELPSSETESNPVRNKNNVSSDMASNIDRTITGTVRGDNNDALPGVSVVLKGTQTGTTTDADGKYSLNIPDGAVATLVFSFVGSTTKEVLVGNKTTVDVVLASDARSLDELVVVGYGTQRKKDLTGAVSIVNVSDMQQQPTSQITSQLQGRASGVTVLGSGQPGEAPQIRIRGINTFGNNAPLYVVDGVPTQNINDINSNDVATMQVLKDAGSASIYGSRAANGVIIITTKRGNGKVKVQYDAYVGTQQPKGGNVWNLLNPQETAQLKFNALRNVNPNAAIDDPLYGSGTTPVLPDYISPQGASEGDASVNPALYNVNPNYTNTDAYNGFYRITKANKSGTDWFHEIFNPAAITSHNLAVSGGGPQGNYLFSVNYFNQQGTLANTYLKRYTIRSNSQYNITEHIRVGENLAFSVSDNPRVNALTEGSAIGMAFRQQPIIPVYDIMGNFAGGYGQGLGNAKNPVAIQQRTRNNSGLSNRLFGNMYAEIDLFKDFTLRSSFGGELYTGSYRSFAYPEYENQENNTINSYTENSFSGFNYTWSNTINWQHTFGDIHDLKILVGTENYKNRGSYLGGTTTGYFSFDPDFTTLSTGSGTPTNYSARFKDGLSSLIGRIDYSLRDKYLIGATIRRDGSSRFQRYRYGVFPAVSAGWRVSKEAFMENITWVDDLKLRGGYGVMGNQLNVDAANAYTTYGQDRTSSFYDINGTNKTIMGLQRTRIGNPDAKWEKNINSNIGIDASLFKGKLDLTVDYYSKEIRDLLYNPELAATAGLGTVPFVNIAKMRNHGIDLSASTTLDVTKDLKFNATVTLTTYNNKIKSLTKGVDYFDQEGRRFNGSYIVRNSVGHSIGQFYGYKVAGFWNSQEEINAANATAQQTTGSTSTVYQTDVAVGRFRYADTNKDGIVNEADRTYLGNPNPKFSYGVNLGANYKNFDFSIFLYGSQGNDIWNNVKWWTDFNSNFQGAKSQTALYDSWTPDHHDATAPIQETVGSFSTSNVPNSYFVEKGSYLRAKNTQIGYTFPAAMLKKIKIEKLRVYVQAANLFTITKYSGLDPEIGTTSNTNNTSGGSSNQSFSSTTSFGIDEGVYPNQRQYLIGLNLTF, encoded by the coding sequence ATGCGTATTTCGCTATTTCAATGGCTGATCGCCGTAGGTGTAATGAGCAGTGGCTATGCCAAGGATGGCAACGCTCAGGCACTGCTGAATCAGAAAGTAAGTCTGAATATTCAGAATCAGGAAGTGGAAGCTTTCTTTAGTCAGGTCGAAAAACTAACAAGTGCAAAATTCGTATTTAGCGGAAAAGTAATCCAGTCCAAACGCAAAGTGAACGTGAAGGCTGAAAATCAGCTGCTTTCCAAAGTATTAGATGATGCATTACTTCCACTGGACCTGAAATACCGGGTACAGGAAAACCTGATTATTATCAGCAGAAATCAAAAAAACGAACTGCCATCATCGGAAACAGAAAGTAATCCGGTCCGAAACAAAAATAATGTTTCGTCCGACATGGCAAGTAATATTGACCGGACTATTACAGGTACTGTACGTGGAGATAACAACGACGCACTACCAGGAGTAAGTGTGGTATTGAAAGGTACTCAAACCGGAACCACTACGGATGCAGATGGAAAATACAGTTTAAACATTCCTGACGGTGCCGTTGCAACACTGGTATTTTCTTTCGTAGGATCCACTACAAAAGAAGTGCTCGTTGGTAATAAAACAACCGTGGACGTGGTACTTGCCTCTGATGCCAGATCACTGGATGAGCTGGTAGTGGTAGGCTATGGTACGCAAAGAAAGAAAGACCTGACAGGTGCTGTTTCTATTGTAAATGTTTCGGATATGCAGCAGCAGCCAACTTCCCAGATCACAAGCCAGTTGCAGGGGCGCGCTTCGGGGGTTACGGTTTTGGGTTCAGGACAACCTGGTGAAGCGCCGCAGATACGTATCCGCGGTATCAACACATTTGGAAATAATGCTCCTTTATATGTTGTAGACGGAGTTCCGACTCAGAATATCAACGATATCAACTCCAATGACGTTGCCACTATGCAGGTTTTAAAGGATGCGGGTTCGGCTTCTATTTACGGTTCACGTGCTGCGAATGGGGTTATCATTATCACGACCAAACGTGGAAATGGTAAAGTGAAAGTACAGTATGACGCTTATGTTGGAACGCAGCAGCCTAAGGGCGGAAATGTATGGAATCTTCTGAATCCACAGGAAACAGCTCAGCTGAAATTCAATGCGCTCAGAAATGTAAATCCAAATGCAGCCATTGATGATCCTTTGTACGGAAGCGGAACGACTCCTGTTCTTCCTGACTATATTTCTCCGCAAGGAGCAAGTGAAGGAGATGCTTCTGTAAACCCTGCATTATATAATGTAAATCCGAATTATACCAACACGGACGCTTACAATGGTTTTTACAGAATTACAAAAGCCAACAAAAGCGGTACGGACTGGTTTCATGAGATTTTTAATCCGGCTGCAATTACGAGCCATAACCTGGCTGTAAGTGGCGGAGGCCCGCAAGGCAATTATCTGTTCTCTGTGAATTATTTCAATCAGCAGGGTACATTAGCCAATACTTACCTGAAACGTTATACAATCCGTTCAAACAGTCAGTATAATATTACAGAGCACATTCGTGTTGGAGAAAATCTTGCTTTCTCGGTATCAGACAATCCACGTGTAAATGCGCTTACAGAAGGAAGTGCCATTGGTATGGCTTTCCGTCAGCAGCCTATTATCCCGGTTTATGATATTATGGGAAATTTTGCGGGTGGTTACGGACAAGGTTTAGGAAATGCCAAAAACCCGGTTGCCATTCAGCAGCGCACACGTAATAACAGCGGTCTGAGTAACCGTCTTTTCGGAAACATGTATGCTGAAATTGATCTTTTCAAAGATTTTACATTAAGGTCAAGTTTTGGAGGTGAATTGTACACAGGTTCTTACCGGTCATTCGCTTATCCTGAATATGAAAATCAGGAAAACAATACAATAAATTCTTACACAGAGAATTCATTCAGCGGATTTAACTACACATGGAGTAATACCATCAACTGGCAGCACACTTTCGGAGACATCCATGACCTGAAAATATTGGTTGGTACTGAAAACTACAAAAACCGTGGAAGTTACCTGGGTGGAACCACTACCGGATATTTCAGCTTCGATCCTGATTTCACAACCCTTTCAACAGGTTCAGGAACTCCAACCAATTACAGTGCACGTTTTAAAGATGGTTTGTCTTCTTTAATTGGACGTATCGATTATTCCCTTCGTGACAAATACCTGATCGGAGCTACAATTCGCCGTGATGGTTCTTCCAGATTCCAGAGATACCGTTATGGAGTGTTTCCTGCTGTAAGTGCAGGATGGCGCGTATCCAAAGAGGCTTTCATGGAAAATATTACCTGGGTGGATGATCTGAAACTAAGAGGTGGATACGGAGTAATGGGTAACCAGCTGAACGTAGATGCAGCCAATGCGTATACAACTTATGGTCAGGACAGGACTTCTTCCTTTTATGACATCAACGGAACCAACAAAACTATCATGGGTCTGCAAAGAACCAGGATTGGAAACCCGGATGCCAAATGGGAAAAGAATATCAACAGCAATATTGGTATTGATGCAAGTCTTTTCAAAGGAAAACTGGACCTGACTGTTGATTACTACAGCAAAGAAATTCGTGATCTTTTATACAACCCGGAGTTGGCGGCAACGGCTGGTTTAGGTACTGTTCCGTTTGTCAATATTGCCAAAATGAGAAATCATGGTATTGACCTTTCGGCTTCTACTACACTGGATGTAACCAAAGATCTGAAATTCAATGCTACTGTTACGCTGACTACTTATAACAACAAGATCAAATCTCTGACCAAAGGAGTTGATTATTTTGATCAGGAAGGGCGCCGTTTTAACGGAAGTTACATTGTACGTAACTCAGTCGGACATTCTATCGGCCAGTTCTATGGTTACAAAGTTGCCGGTTTCTGGAACTCACAGGAAGAGATCAATGCTGCCAATGCAACTGCTCAGCAAACAACCGGCAGTACTTCAACAGTATACCAGACAGATGTGGCAGTAGGCCGTTTCCGTTATGCTGATACAAATAAAGATGGTATTGTTAATGAAGCTGACAGGACTTACCTGGGTAATCCTAATCCTAAATTCAGTTACGGGGTTAATCTGGGAGCAAATTACAAGAATTTCGATTTCAGCATATTCCTGTATGGATCACAAGGCAACGATATCTGGAACAACGTAAAATGGTGGACTGACTTCAACTCAAACTTCCAGGGTGCAAAAAGTCAGACAGCCCTTTACGATTCATGGACTCCGGATCATCATGATGCAACTGCCCCAATTCAGGAAACAGTTGGTTCATTCAGTACTTCCAATGTTCCTAACTCTTACTTTGTTGAAAAAGGTTCTTACCTGCGGGCTAAAAATACGCAGATCGGATACACCTTTCCTGCTGCTATGTTAAAGAAAATTAAGATTGAAAAACTCCGGGTTTATGTTCAGGCAGCTAACTTGTTTACCATAACAAAATACTCCGGCCTGGATCCTGAAATTGGCACCACTTCCAACACCAACAATACTTCTGGCGGAAGTTCCAATCAATCTTTTTCTTCAACAACTTCATTCGGAATTGACGAAGGGGTTTATCCAAACCAGCGCCAGTATCTGATAGGACTTAATTTAACATTCTAA